In a single window of the Agromyces sp. H17E-10 genome:
- a CDS encoding DeoR/GlpR family DNA-binding transcription regulator, with product MDERSEPQVDAPRRRELARALVAERGFVRVAELSRAFGVTTVTARTDLDALERQGVIRRVHGGAVPAGAPGVDRPEREPSFEEALEASVEPKRRIGEHVAGLVRSGQSLILDVGTTTLQVARALKGRTDLDDLVIFTNGLSIALELESEIPRFQVVVTGGTLRPRQHSLVDPLAGSMLRDVHVDLAVIGCNGVDPVQGVTNANLPEAQVKALMLQRAARAVVVADGSKIGEVHLGRVGPVDAFDRLVTDASAPRPVVAELEEAGLAVVTAHEADAQPRSRP from the coding sequence ATGGACGAGCGGAGCGAACCGCAGGTCGACGCGCCGCGCCGACGTGAGCTCGCGCGCGCCCTCGTCGCCGAGCGGGGGTTCGTGCGGGTCGCCGAGCTCAGCCGGGCGTTCGGCGTGACGACCGTGACCGCTCGCACCGATCTCGATGCCCTCGAGCGGCAGGGGGTGATCCGCCGGGTGCACGGCGGTGCCGTGCCCGCGGGCGCGCCCGGCGTCGACCGTCCCGAACGCGAGCCGAGCTTCGAGGAGGCCCTCGAGGCGTCCGTCGAACCCAAGCGGCGCATCGGCGAGCACGTCGCCGGACTCGTGCGCAGCGGTCAGAGCCTCATCCTCGACGTCGGCACGACGACGCTGCAGGTCGCCCGCGCGCTGAAGGGGCGCACCGACCTCGACGACCTCGTGATCTTCACGAACGGGCTCTCGATCGCCCTCGAGCTCGAGAGCGAGATCCCGCGGTTCCAGGTGGTCGTCACGGGTGGCACCCTGCGCCCGCGCCAGCACTCGCTCGTCGACCCGCTCGCCGGGTCGATGCTTCGCGACGTGCACGTCGACCTCGCGGTCATCGGTTGCAACGGCGTCGACCCCGTGCAGGGCGTCACCAATGCGAACCTGCCCGAGGCGCAGGTGAAGGCGCTCATGCTCCAGCGCGCGGCCCGCGCCGTCGTCGTCGCCGACGGATCGAAGATCGGCGAGGTGCACCTCGGCCGGGTCGGGCCGGTCGACGCGTTCGACCGGCTCGTCACTGATGCCTCCGCCCCGCGCCCCGTCGTCGCCGAGCTCGAGGAGGCGGGACTCGCCGTCGTCACGGCGCACGAGGCCGACGCGCAGCCGCGGAGCAGACCCTAG
- a CDS encoding aldose 1-epimerase family protein gives MTLPTGEQFELETTTSSGEIRATITAVAAGLRTLSINGIDLVPAYGEDQSPPMGAGIVLAPWPNRIRDGRWSHDGVEHQLAITEPARGNAIHGLLRYTEYTPVARERDSVTLAARIYPQLGYPFLLGTAVHYELVADGLRVTHFVENLGGEAAPVAIGTHPYLKIGGVPTADLELRLDAASHIEVDDRLLPTGEVPVDGTEWDFREGRRVGDVQLDDAFGELAGDDGQVLHTLTAPDGRSVSVWADDEFGYVQVYTSRSFPGEDGDVAIAIEPMTAPAEAFNSGRGLRWLDPGEEWQLSWGIRFEGFAAD, from the coding sequence ATGACCCTTCCCACGGGCGAGCAGTTCGAGCTCGAGACGACGACGTCGAGCGGCGAGATCAGGGCCACGATCACCGCCGTCGCAGCCGGACTCCGCACCCTCAGCATCAACGGCATCGACCTCGTTCCGGCGTACGGCGAAGACCAGTCGCCGCCCATGGGCGCCGGCATCGTGCTCGCACCCTGGCCGAACCGCATCCGCGACGGACGCTGGAGCCACGACGGCGTCGAGCACCAGCTCGCGATCACCGAGCCCGCGCGCGGCAACGCCATCCACGGCCTGCTGCGCTACACCGAGTACACGCCCGTCGCCCGCGAGCGCGACTCGGTCACGCTCGCCGCCCGCATCTACCCGCAGCTCGGGTACCCGTTCCTGCTCGGTACGGCCGTGCACTACGAGCTCGTCGCCGATGGGCTGCGCGTCACGCACTTCGTCGAGAACCTCGGCGGCGAAGCCGCGCCCGTCGCCATCGGCACCCATCCGTACCTGAAGATCGGGGGCGTGCCGACGGCCGACCTCGAGCTGCGCCTCGACGCTGCGAGTCACATCGAGGTCGACGACCGGCTGCTGCCGACGGGCGAGGTGCCGGTCGACGGCACGGAGTGGGACTTCCGCGAGGGCCGGCGGGTCGGCGACGTGCAACTCGACGACGCGTTCGGCGAGCTCGCGGGCGACGACGGGCAGGTGCTGCACACGCTCACCGCGCCCGACGGGCGGAGCGTCTCGGTGTGGGCCGACGACGAGTTCGGCTACGTGCAGGTGTACACGTCGCGGTCGTTCCCCGGCGAGGACGGCGACGTCGCGATCGCCATCGAGCCGATGACCGCGCCCGCCGAGGCGTTCAACTCGGGCCGCGGCCTGCGCTGGCTCGACCCGGGCGAGGAGTGGCAGCTCAGCTGGGGCATCCGCTTCGAGGGCTTCGCCGCCGACTGA
- a CDS encoding MarP family serine protease produces MAWSLVLDLLLVLVFIGAAVNGWRAGLLRTAAGLVGLVAGGIAAWFVMPWLAGLMPTPALRAPVAIAAALVLLSLGAWLGAIVGRALRRGVRKVKLGVLDRVLGVLGNLIVTAFVVALVASGVSALAVPVLSPAVGGSAIVRALDQITPPPAKSALAELRAAALGEGLPWLVDVLDTPLPTEAPPSDVASPAIAAASNSVVRITGTAFECGSNLSGSGFVVADDRIVTNAHVVAGVDQPIVEAPGLPAVAGRVVAFDPEHDLAVIAVDGLDAPALPLDEPDLGDEVAIAGYPFGGPLELRPGRVAASGPVTITTDGDTSTRDIVTLSAEVDHGNSGGPVLDVDGEVAGVVFARSEAAATVGFAIPVSTLEPLAAEASGLDEAVDSGSCAA; encoded by the coding sequence ATGGCCTGGAGTCTCGTACTCGACCTCCTGCTCGTGCTCGTCTTCATCGGTGCGGCCGTGAACGGCTGGCGGGCCGGGCTGCTGCGCACCGCGGCGGGCCTCGTGGGCCTCGTCGCGGGCGGCATCGCCGCGTGGTTCGTCATGCCGTGGCTCGCGGGGCTCATGCCGACGCCGGCCCTGCGGGCGCCGGTCGCGATCGCCGCGGCGCTCGTGCTGCTCTCGCTCGGAGCCTGGCTCGGCGCGATCGTCGGGCGCGCGCTGCGGCGCGGCGTCCGCAAGGTGAAGCTCGGCGTGCTCGACCGGGTGCTCGGCGTGCTCGGCAACCTCATCGTCACGGCCTTCGTCGTCGCGCTCGTCGCCTCGGGCGTCTCGGCGCTCGCGGTACCCGTGCTCTCACCGGCGGTCGGCGGGTCGGCGATCGTGCGCGCGCTCGACCAGATCACACCACCGCCCGCGAAGTCGGCGCTCGCCGAGCTCCGCGCCGCCGCACTCGGCGAGGGTCTGCCCTGGCTCGTCGACGTGCTCGACACCCCGCTGCCGACCGAGGCCCCGCCGAGCGACGTCGCCTCGCCCGCGATCGCCGCCGCCTCGAACTCGGTCGTGCGCATCACGGGCACCGCGTTCGAGTGCGGCAGCAACCTCTCGGGTTCGGGCTTCGTCGTGGCCGACGACCGCATCGTCACCAATGCGCACGTCGTCGCCGGCGTCGACCAGCCGATCGTCGAGGCGCCCGGGCTGCCCGCCGTGGCGGGACGCGTCGTGGCGTTCGATCCCGAGCACGACCTCGCCGTGATCGCGGTCGACGGACTCGACGCCCCCGCGCTGCCGCTCGACGAGCCCGACCTCGGCGACGAGGTGGCGATCGCCGGCTACCCGTTCGGCGGCCCGCTCGAGCTGCGCCCGGGGCGCGTCGCGGCGAGCGGCCCGGTCACGATCACGACCGACGGCGACACCTCGACGCGCGACATCGTGACGCTCTCGGCCGAGGTCGACCACGGCAACTCCGGTGGCCCGGTGCTCGATGTCGACGGAGAGGTCGCCGGCGTCGTCTTCGCCCGCTCGGAGGCGGCGGCGACCGTCGGCTTCGCGATCCCCGTGTCGACCCTTGAGCCGCTCGCGGCGGAGGCATCCGGCCTCGATGAGGCCGTGGACTCGGGGTCGTGCGCGGCGTAG
- a CDS encoding LLM class F420-dependent oxidoreductase produces MRVGMFLNYAGGFREAAEEVARLEASGIDLVAVPEAYSFDAVSQLGFLAARTERMTLMSGILQLYTRTPTLTAMTAAGLDFVSDGRFELGIGASGPQVIEGFHGVKYDAPLGRTREIIDVCRMTWRREPVVHEGRNYTIPLPAGEGTGLGKPLKLINHPVRERIPITVASLGQKSVEQTAEIADGWLPMFYHPERAGDVWGAALAAGAAKRDAALAPLDVFASPALAITEDPQLEAMALAAAKPQLALYVGGMGARGKNFYNDLIASYGFETEAALIQDLYLDGRKQEAVAAVPDELVRAISLIGPASYVAERVAAFAESGVTTLAVTPLARDSAERLALMAGFRRLVG; encoded by the coding sequence ATGCGCGTCGGCATGTTCCTGAACTACGCGGGCGGATTCCGCGAAGCGGCCGAGGAGGTCGCCCGGCTCGAGGCATCCGGCATCGATCTCGTCGCCGTACCCGAGGCGTACTCGTTCGACGCCGTCAGCCAGCTCGGGTTCCTCGCCGCCCGCACCGAGCGGATGACGCTCATGAGCGGCATCCTGCAGCTCTACACGCGCACGCCCACGCTCACGGCGATGACCGCGGCCGGGCTCGACTTCGTGTCGGATGGGCGGTTCGAACTCGGCATCGGCGCCTCGGGGCCGCAGGTCATCGAGGGCTTCCACGGCGTGAAGTACGACGCGCCGCTCGGCCGCACGCGCGAGATCATCGACGTGTGCCGCATGACCTGGCGCCGTGAGCCCGTCGTGCACGAGGGGCGCAACTACACGATCCCGCTGCCCGCGGGCGAGGGCACGGGCCTCGGCAAGCCGCTGAAGCTCATCAACCATCCGGTGCGCGAGCGCATCCCGATCACGGTGGCCTCGCTCGGCCAGAAGTCGGTCGAGCAGACCGCCGAGATCGCCGACGGCTGGCTGCCCATGTTCTACCACCCCGAGCGGGCGGGCGACGTGTGGGGTGCCGCGCTCGCCGCAGGCGCCGCCAAGCGCGACGCCGCGCTCGCACCGCTCGACGTGTTCGCGAGCCCCGCGCTCGCGATCACCGAGGACCCGCAGCTCGAGGCGATGGCCCTCGCCGCGGCCAAGCCGCAGCTCGCGCTCTACGTCGGGGGCATGGGCGCGCGCGGCAAGAACTTCTACAACGACCTCATCGCGAGCTACGGCTTCGAGACCGAGGCCGCGCTCATTCAAGACCTCTACCTCGACGGGCGCAAGCAGGAGGCGGTCGCCGCGGTGCCCGACGAGCTCGTGCGCGCCATCTCGCTCATCGGGCCGGCGTCGTACGTCGCCGAGCGCGTCGCCGCGTTCGCGGAGAGCGGGGTGACGACCCTCGCCGTCACCCCGCTCGCCCGCGACTCGGCCGAGCGGCTCGCGCTCATGGCCGGGTTCAGGCGGCTGGTCGGCTGA
- a CDS encoding sensor histidine kinase, which translates to MLDASTTRRTPGLADWAWAAAAAAALLPFTVAEVLHEAGPDGTAWAVVVLALFGLLHLGVAGRRLWPRTAIVAASAVMLLLAVASLPGMPGLAVLQASSLAYLAFVYGAAASDDRVAGVVSLVCGLVGAGIITGVVLASGRTSDASMVTTPGGVLALFGSLAGGIGAAWALGRYRRETLRKRAAQALAVAQAAELRLEGELRAVADERRRIARELHDVIAHSLAVMVAQAEASRLLVGRDDDRARGAIEHVVATGRAAMGDMRGLLGALAAGPSGTAAAAAAGASVDAAGAAPREPSPGLDGVPLLVERSQSPGRDASLVVTGRPVAVRPGVGLAAYRVVQESLTNTLRHTAAPTRTEVRMEWGDELVLTVEDDGLAVPVPAAPAQTSGRGLRGMRDRVEQAGGSFEAGHRDDRQGWRVVARLPLDADADAAGEDAR; encoded by the coding sequence GTGCTGGATGCCTCGACGACGCGCCGTACGCCCGGCCTCGCCGACTGGGCGTGGGCGGCCGCTGCCGCGGCCGCGCTGCTGCCGTTCACCGTCGCCGAGGTGCTGCACGAGGCCGGCCCCGACGGCACGGCCTGGGCGGTCGTCGTGCTCGCACTGTTCGGGCTCCTGCACCTCGGCGTCGCTGGTCGGCGGCTGTGGCCGCGCACGGCGATCGTCGCGGCATCCGCGGTCATGCTTTTGCTCGCCGTCGCGAGCCTGCCGGGCATGCCGGGTCTCGCCGTGCTGCAAGCCAGCTCGCTCGCGTACCTCGCGTTCGTCTACGGCGCGGCCGCGAGCGACGACCGGGTCGCGGGCGTCGTCTCGCTCGTGTGCGGTCTCGTCGGTGCCGGCATCATCACGGGTGTCGTGCTCGCATCGGGGCGGACGAGTGACGCCTCGATGGTCACGACCCCCGGCGGGGTGCTCGCGCTGTTCGGGTCGCTCGCGGGCGGGATCGGCGCGGCGTGGGCGCTCGGCCGGTACCGTCGCGAGACCTTGCGCAAGCGTGCCGCGCAGGCGCTCGCGGTCGCGCAGGCCGCCGAGTTGCGGCTCGAGGGAGAGCTGCGCGCGGTCGCCGACGAGCGCCGCAGGATCGCCCGCGAGCTGCACGACGTCATCGCGCACTCGCTCGCCGTGATGGTCGCCCAGGCCGAGGCGTCGCGGCTGCTCGTCGGCCGCGACGACGATCGGGCGCGCGGCGCGATCGAGCACGTGGTCGCGACGGGGCGGGCCGCGATGGGCGACATGCGGGGGCTGCTCGGGGCGCTCGCGGCCGGGCCGTCGGGTACGGCTGCGGCCGCCGCTGCCGGTGCATCCGTGGATGCCGCGGGCGCGGCGCCGCGCGAGCCGAGCCCCGGCCTCGACGGCGTGCCGCTGCTCGTCGAGCGGTCGCAGTCGCCGGGCCGCGACGCATCGCTCGTGGTCACCGGCCGGCCGGTCGCCGTGCGCCCCGGAGTCGGCCTGGCCGCCTACCGGGTCGTGCAGGAGTCGCTCACGAACACGCTGCGGCACACGGCAGCGCCGACGCGCACCGAGGTGCGGATGGAGTGGGGCGACGAACTCGTCCTCACGGTCGAGGACGACGGGCTGGCCGTGCCCGTGCCTGCGGCGCCGGCGCAGACGTCCGGGCGCGGTCTTCGCGGCATGCGCGATCGCGTCGAGCAGGCGGGCGGCAGCTTCGAGGCCGGGCACCGGGACGACCGCCAGGGTTGGCGTGTGGTCGCCCGGCTCCCGCTCGACGCCGATGCGGATGCGGCGGGGGAGGACGCACGATGA
- a CDS encoding response regulator transcription factor, translating into MTDAIAPRIRVALADDQELMRSALEVMISSHDDLELVVQAADGAELVERLRARRTDVVVMDVRMPRMDGIEATRRVRAEHPETRVLVLTTFDLDDYVFAAIRAGAGGFLTKDASADELAAAIRAVHAGDATLAPRATASLVEFVAKAPVQADADALLAPLTARERDVLAEVVTGASNDEIAERLYLTGNTVKTHVKAILAKLDLPDRVHVVIWAYEHGLA; encoded by the coding sequence ATGACCGACGCGATCGCGCCGCGCATCCGCGTGGCGCTCGCCGACGACCAGGAGCTCATGCGCTCGGCGCTCGAGGTCATGATCTCCAGCCATGACGACCTCGAGCTCGTCGTGCAGGCGGCCGACGGGGCCGAGCTCGTCGAACGCCTGCGCGCCCGTCGCACCGACGTCGTCGTGATGGACGTGCGGATGCCCCGCATGGACGGCATCGAGGCCACGCGACGCGTGCGGGCGGAGCATCCCGAAACGAGGGTGCTCGTGCTGACCACGTTCGACCTCGACGACTACGTCTTCGCGGCGATCCGGGCCGGCGCAGGCGGCTTCCTGACGAAGGATGCCTCGGCCGACGAGCTGGCCGCCGCGATCCGCGCCGTGCACGCGGGCGACGCGACGCTCGCGCCCCGCGCGACCGCGAGCCTCGTCGAATTCGTCGCGAAGGCGCCCGTCCAGGCCGACGCCGACGCGTTGCTCGCCCCGCTCACGGCGCGCGAACGCGACGTGCTCGCCGAGGTCGTGACGGGCGCGTCGAACGACGAGATCGCCGAGCGGCTGTACCTCACAGGAAACACCGTCAAGACGCACGTCAAGGCGATCCTCGCGAAGCTCGACCTGCCCGATCGCGTGCACGTCGTGATCTGGGCGTACGAGCACGGGCTCGCGTGA
- a CDS encoding DNA-directed RNA polymerase subunit beta, giving the protein MAADFHRPTKLPPGMFDDFIGGADPAQLNRAAHDTAQALLARVRADPDPEIVARLIAYTDRHGIDAIAELWSGASAKSLPGALWRIYLLRTLIGQDAEMLSLAYRRGTEISHTIDQVVAGAAAPAGPAEIRELADRVLHGVFTGDFAVALERAAAFARVTSTGFTSLADDADAADSVHHDRSTTLTRRALRLTELADELTSCAKLWRRDALD; this is encoded by the coding sequence ATGGCCGCCGACTTCCACCGACCGACGAAACTCCCGCCGGGCATGTTCGACGACTTCATCGGCGGCGCCGACCCGGCCCAGTTGAACCGCGCGGCGCACGACACCGCGCAAGCGCTGCTCGCACGTGTCCGCGCCGACCCCGATCCCGAGATCGTCGCGCGCCTCATCGCCTACACCGACCGGCACGGCATCGACGCGATCGCCGAACTCTGGTCGGGTGCGTCGGCGAAGAGCCTGCCCGGTGCGCTCTGGCGCATCTACCTGCTGCGCACGCTGATCGGGCAGGACGCCGAGATGCTGAGCCTCGCCTACCGGCGCGGCACCGAGATCTCGCACACGATCGACCAGGTCGTCGCGGGCGCCGCGGCACCCGCCGGGCCCGCCGAGATCCGCGAGCTCGCCGACCGGGTGCTGCACGGCGTCTTCACGGGCGACTTCGCGGTCGCCCTCGAGCGGGCCGCCGCGTTCGCCCGGGTCACCTCGACCGGCTTCACGAGCCTCGCCGACGACGCGGATGCCGCGGACTCGGTGCACCACGATCGATCGACGACCCTCACGAGGCGCGCGTTGCGCCTCACCGAGCTGGCCGACGAGCTCACCTCGTGCGCGAAGCTCTGGCGGCGCGACGCGCTCGACTGA
- a CDS encoding transglutaminase-like domain-containing protein, with product MTAPSVTIDDARHSPYSDPGAHRALVAAVDPSFDAIHRAVTHTIAHYRADEAVTADQLADVDRRWVSSILDAAVDRADGALDAERPPAARVGGCCRDHSIVAVSILREHGLPARTRLGFAGYFTAGFRHDHVVVETRRDGRWVRFDPELDAADSEFDVHDLPTGLGSPFETAAEAWLAHRAGQLDLAAYGVAPGHPVSGPWIVHGYVFGDLAHRMRTELLLWDGWGVLDAPGAPIGAESLGLADRIAALTVGADAGDAAAEAELADVWRTDERVHAGRVITTFSPVRGFGTVDLESRATEWAGAGT from the coding sequence ATGACCGCACCCTCCGTCACGATCGACGACGCCCGCCACTCGCCGTACTCCGACCCGGGCGCGCACCGTGCGCTCGTCGCCGCCGTCGACCCCTCGTTCGACGCGATCCACCGGGCCGTGACCCATACGATCGCGCACTACCGCGCCGACGAAGCGGTGACCGCCGACCAGCTCGCCGACGTCGACCGGCGCTGGGTCTCGTCGATCCTCGACGCCGCCGTCGACCGCGCCGACGGTGCCCTCGACGCTGAGCGCCCGCCGGCCGCACGCGTCGGCGGCTGCTGCCGCGACCATTCGATCGTCGCGGTCTCGATCCTGCGCGAGCACGGGTTGCCTGCCCGCACCCGGCTGGGTTTCGCGGGCTACTTCACGGCCGGTTTCCGGCACGACCACGTCGTCGTCGAGACCCGGCGCGACGGCCGCTGGGTGCGGTTCGACCCCGAACTGGATGCAGCGGACTCTGAGTTCGACGTGCACGACCTGCCGACCGGCCTCGGGTCGCCCTTCGAGACCGCCGCCGAGGCGTGGCTCGCACACCGGGCCGGCCAGCTGGATCTCGCCGCGTACGGCGTGGCCCCGGGGCATCCGGTGTCGGGCCCGTGGATCGTGCACGGGTACGTGTTCGGCGACCTGGCCCACCGGATGCGCACGGAGCTGCTGCTCTGGGACGGCTGGGGTGTGCTGGACGCGCCCGGCGCACCGATCGGCGCCGAGTCGCTCGGGCTGGCCGACCGCATCGCGGCCCTCACGGTGGGCGCGGACGCCGGGGATGCCGCGGCCGAGGCCGAACTCGCCGACGTCTGGCGCACCGACGAGCGAGTGCACGCGGGTCGCGTGATCACGACGTTCTCGCCGGTTCGCGGCTTCGGCACCGTCGACCTCGAGTCGCGCGCCACCGAGTGGGCGGGCGCCGGGACGTGA
- a CDS encoding MerR family transcriptional regulator, with product MHALGTGEMSRASGLSRKALRLYEASGLLVPAEVDARTGYRSYAPDQVARARTIALLRRIDLPLARIGELLEAPPAASRELLLDWWASQRDDFAARSQAVDRLAAEPRGATGLEPGIAVEADRLERVRFELRPDTAVASIARTVEQAELVPSFVADVLELRAHLEHEGATPAAGHWVIFHSPVGDRLAGRIETAVPFTGRAAPTRSIGLRVEPATRFAVVDVTAREVAYPSLLGFYDLVHAAASAEGGADADGAPREWYPGAWPDDPEAVAMQVATPVARIDPAPGADPMMAS from the coding sequence ATGCACGCGCTCGGCACCGGTGAGATGAGCCGGGCGTCAGGGCTCTCGCGCAAGGCGCTGCGGCTCTACGAGGCGAGCGGCCTGCTCGTGCCCGCCGAGGTCGACGCCCGCACGGGCTACCGCAGCTACGCGCCCGACCAGGTCGCGCGCGCCCGGACGATCGCCCTGCTGCGCCGCATCGACCTGCCCCTCGCCCGCATCGGCGAGCTGCTCGAGGCGCCCCCGGCAGCGTCGCGCGAACTGCTGCTCGACTGGTGGGCGTCGCAGCGCGACGACTTCGCAGCCCGCAGCCAGGCGGTCGACCGGCTGGCGGCGGAGCCCCGCGGCGCGACCGGGCTCGAGCCTGGAATCGCCGTCGAGGCCGACCGGCTCGAGCGCGTCCGCTTCGAGCTCCGGCCCGACACCGCGGTCGCGAGCATCGCGCGCACCGTCGAGCAGGCCGAGCTCGTGCCGAGCTTCGTCGCCGACGTGCTCGAGCTCCGGGCGCACCTCGAGCACGAGGGAGCGACCCCGGCCGCGGGCCACTGGGTGATCTTCCACTCCCCCGTCGGCGATCGGCTCGCCGGACGCATCGAGACCGCCGTGCCGTTCACCGGGCGCGCCGCACCGACCCGCAGCATCGGCCTGCGCGTCGAGCCGGCGACACGGTTCGCCGTCGTCGACGTGACCGCTCGGGAGGTCGCCTACCCGTCGCTGCTCGGGTTTTACGACCTCGTGCACGCGGCGGCGAGCGCCGAGGGCGGTGCCGATGCCGACGGCGCGCCCCGCGAGTGGTACCCGGGCGCCTGGCCCGACGACCCCGAGGCGGTGGCGATGCAGGTCGCGACCCCCGTCGCGCGGATTGACCCGGCCCCCGGGGCCGACCCGATGATGGCCTCATGA
- a CDS encoding aminodeoxychorismate lyase: MPENVTFLIAPLAADAPAVDLEATFHAVDASEPALRVGELSTQRGDGIFETLAVVDGHAQEAEPHLERLRNSAAICELPEPNLAQWRAAIGAAVAQLPARGEFALKLVLSRGVEHGPAPTAWLAASPAADFTAPRERGIRVVSLDRGLAHDAAATAPWLLLGAKTLSYATNMAAIREAKRRGADDALFVSSDGFVMEGPTSSVILRHGDVYSTPEPSGAILRGTTQLSLFEFLEREGRTTAYRDIPVAELATADAMWLVSSVRLAAGVTALDGAPVPFDAAETARFNAYLLSPRD, encoded by the coding sequence ATGCCCGAGAACGTGACGTTCCTCATCGCGCCGCTCGCCGCCGACGCACCCGCCGTCGACCTCGAGGCGACCTTCCATGCCGTGGATGCCTCGGAGCCGGCGTTGCGCGTCGGCGAGCTCTCGACCCAGCGCGGCGACGGCATCTTCGAGACCCTCGCGGTCGTCGACGGCCACGCACAGGAGGCGGAGCCCCACCTCGAGCGCCTGCGCAACTCGGCTGCGATCTGCGAACTGCCGGAGCCCAATCTCGCACAGTGGCGCGCGGCGATCGGGGCGGCCGTCGCGCAGCTGCCCGCGAGGGGCGAGTTCGCGCTCAAGCTCGTCCTCAGCCGTGGCGTCGAGCACGGGCCCGCGCCGACCGCCTGGCTCGCGGCGTCGCCCGCGGCCGACTTCACTGCGCCGCGCGAACGCGGCATCCGCGTCGTCTCGCTCGACCGCGGCCTCGCCCACGACGCCGCCGCGACGGCGCCGTGGCTCCTCCTCGGCGCGAAGACGCTGAGCTACGCGACGAACATGGCGGCGATCCGCGAGGCGAAGCGCCGGGGGGCCGACGACGCGCTGTTCGTCTCGAGCGACGGGTTCGTCATGGAGGGGCCGACCTCGAGCGTCATCCTGCGGCACGGCGACGTGTACTCGACGCCCGAGCCGAGCGGGGCGATCCTGCGCGGCACGACCCAGCTGAGTCTCTTCGAGTTCCTCGAGCGCGAGGGGCGCACGACCGCGTACCGCGACATCCCCGTCGCCGAGCTCGCGACCGCCGACGCGATGTGGCTCGTCTCGAGCGTGCGGCTGGCCGCCGGGGTGACCGCGCTCGACGGCGCGCCGGTACCGTTCGATGCGGCCGAGACCGCCCGCTTCAACGCCTACCTCCTGAGCCCGCGCGACTGA